In a genomic window of Mucilaginibacter sp. KACC 22063:
- a CDS encoding 2-oxoglutarate dehydrogenase E1 component, translated as MDRFTYLNNENSAYIDSLYEAYQQDAASVDYGWQKFFEGFDFGKGAGETAPSTGGGATPEHVLKEINVLNLIDGYRGRGHLFADTNPVRERRHHSPTLDLENFGLSNADLDTVFNAGVEIGLGKATLRDIVKMLKETYCGTIGAEYKYIRNPIKVKWFEERMEKTRNQPSFSVEEKKRILNKLNEAVVFESFLGTKFLGQKRFSLEGAEALIPALDSVIEKGAELGIEEFTIGMAHRGRLNVLANIMGKTYKEIFSEFEGKNYDNETPFGGDVKYHLGYSYDKATSNGKSVHLSLCPNPSHLEAVDPVVEGQTRSKIDFKYGGDNSRIAPILIHGDASVAGQGIVYEVLQMENLEGYGTGGTVHLVINNQIGFTTNYKDARSSVYCTDVAKTVLSPVFHVNGDDAEALAYTINMAMEYRQQFKEDVFIDILCYRRYGHNESDEPKFTQPVLYKAIEGHPNPREIYNQKLLSQGSVDANMAKEMEKKFRDLLQEKLNESKSEERFTESKPMFTGAWEGLHIATEKETVAPADTSVSADKLLEIGKTLTTLPAGKQYFKKIEKLFEDRSKMVNDTKVFDWAMGELMAYGSLLTEGHPVRLSGEDVKRGTFSHRHAVITLPDTDEEYMPLAALNTEAKMSIYNSLLSEYGVLGFEYGYALANPHALTIWEAQFGDFFNGAQIIVDQYVVSSETKWQRGNGLVMLLPHGYEGQGPEHSSARIERFLEMSADNNIQVVNCTTPANFFHVLRRQLHRDFRKPLIVFTPKSLLRHPACVSPLQDFTSGQFKELIDDSFVDAKKVTRVLLCSGKIYYDLLEKQQADKRKDVAIVRIEQLYPTPVDAMVKLKTQYPKATEFIWVQEEPENMGAWPYLCRKFRKSELQLEVISRRESASTATGYAKQHNSQQLYIVGKAFEAPAGEAVKEAVKKTTKKMAEQGAD; from the coding sequence ATGGATCGTTTTACTTACCTAAATAACGAGAACAGCGCCTATATCGACTCATTATATGAAGCTTACCAGCAGGATGCTGCTTCGGTAGATTATGGTTGGCAGAAATTTTTTGAAGGTTTTGACTTTGGTAAAGGAGCAGGTGAAACTGCGCCTTCTACAGGCGGTGGCGCTACCCCTGAGCATGTACTGAAGGAAATCAACGTGCTTAATTTGATTGACGGCTATCGTGGCCGCGGTCACCTTTTTGCCGATACTAACCCTGTGCGCGAGCGCAGGCACCACAGCCCAACACTTGACCTGGAGAATTTTGGTTTAAGCAATGCTGACCTTGATACAGTTTTTAATGCAGGGGTGGAGATCGGTTTAGGAAAAGCTACCCTTCGCGACATTGTTAAAATGCTGAAGGAAACTTATTGCGGCACTATCGGTGCAGAGTATAAGTACATCCGCAACCCAATAAAAGTGAAGTGGTTTGAGGAGCGGATGGAGAAAACCCGCAATCAGCCATCATTCTCTGTCGAGGAAAAGAAACGCATCCTTAACAAGCTAAACGAAGCTGTTGTATTTGAGAGCTTTTTAGGTACTAAGTTTTTAGGCCAAAAACGTTTCTCATTAGAAGGCGCCGAAGCTTTGATCCCTGCACTTGATTCAGTAATTGAAAAAGGAGCAGAGTTAGGCATCGAAGAGTTTACCATTGGTATGGCGCATCGTGGCCGCTTAAACGTGCTGGCCAATATTATGGGCAAAACCTACAAAGAGATATTCTCTGAGTTTGAAGGTAAGAACTATGATAACGAAACCCCGTTCGGTGGCGACGTGAAATATCATTTAGGATATTCATACGATAAGGCAACCTCAAACGGTAAGTCTGTTCACTTAAGTTTATGCCCTAACCCTTCGCACCTTGAGGCAGTTGACCCGGTTGTTGAAGGACAAACCCGTTCTAAAATTGATTTTAAATACGGTGGCGATAATAGCCGTATTGCTCCTATATTGATCCACGGCGATGCTTCTGTAGCAGGCCAGGGTATTGTTTACGAGGTTTTACAAATGGAAAACCTGGAAGGTTATGGCACAGGTGGTACTGTTCACCTGGTTATTAATAACCAGATTGGTTTTACCACTAACTATAAAGATGCGCGTTCAAGTGTATACTGTACAGACGTTGCTAAAACCGTGCTTTCGCCGGTGTTTCACGTAAATGGTGATGATGCTGAAGCTTTGGCTTACACCATTAACATGGCAATGGAGTATCGCCAGCAGTTTAAAGAAGATGTTTTCATCGACATCTTATGCTACAGGCGCTATGGCCACAACGAAAGTGACGAGCCTAAATTCACCCAGCCTGTATTGTATAAAGCTATTGAAGGCCACCCTAACCCACGAGAGATCTATAATCAAAAGTTGCTTTCTCAGGGTAGTGTAGATGCCAATATGGCTAAGGAAATGGAAAAGAAATTCCGTGACCTGCTACAGGAAAAATTAAACGAAAGTAAATCTGAAGAGCGCTTTACCGAAAGTAAACCAATGTTTACCGGCGCATGGGAAGGTTTACACATTGCCACTGAAAAAGAAACTGTTGCACCTGCCGATACATCGGTAAGTGCAGATAAATTATTAGAGATTGGTAAAACATTAACCACTTTGCCGGCTGGAAAACAGTACTTCAAAAAAATTGAAAAACTGTTTGAAGACCGTTCTAAAATGGTTAACGATACCAAAGTGTTTGACTGGGCAATGGGCGAGCTGATGGCTTATGGTTCATTGTTAACCGAAGGGCACCCGGTACGTTTAAGCGGCGAAGACGTTAAACGTGGTACCTTCTCTCACCGTCACGCGGTAATTACATTACCTGATACTGATGAAGAGTACATGCCGCTTGCAGCCTTAAATACTGAGGCTAAAATGAGCATCTATAACTCATTATTGTCAGAATATGGCGTTTTAGGTTTCGAATATGGTTATGCTTTGGCTAACCCGCATGCCTTAACCATTTGGGAAGCGCAGTTTGGCGACTTCTTTAACGGTGCGCAAATTATTGTAGACCAGTATGTGGTTAGTTCTGAAACCAAATGGCAGCGCGGTAACGGTTTGGTAATGCTATTGCCTCACGGTTACGAAGGCCAGGGGCCGGAGCACTCATCAGCACGTATCGAGCGTTTCTTGGAAATGAGTGCCGATAATAACATTCAGGTTGTTAACTGTACTACTCCGGCAAACTTCTTCCACGTGTTACGCCGCCAGTTGCACCGCGATTTCCGTAAACCGTTGATCGTATTTACACCTAAGAGTTTGCTGCGCCATCCGGCTTGCGTGTCTCCGTTGCAGGATTTCACCAGTGGTCAGTTTAAAGAACTGATTGATGACAGCTTTGTTGATGCTAAAAAGGTAACACGCGTGCTGTTATGTTCTGGTAAGATCTATTATGATCTGTTAGAGAAACAACAGGCTGATAAACGTAAAGACGTTGCCATTGTACGCATTGAACAGCTTTACCCAACTCCTGTTGATGCCATGGTGAAACTGAAAACGCAGTATCCTAAAGCAACAGAATTTATCTGGGTACAGGAAGAGCCTGAAAATATGGGCGCATGGCCTTACTTATGCCGCAAATTCCGTAAGAGCGAATTGCAGCTTGAGGTGATTTCTCGCAGAGAAAGTGCAAGTACGGCTACCGGTTACGCTAAACAGCACAACTCGCAGCAATTGTACATTGTTGGTAAAGCTTTTGAAGCTCCGGCTGGCGAGGCTGTTAAAGAAGCAGTTAAAAAGACCACCAAAAAAATGGCTGAACAAGGCGCTGACTAA
- a CDS encoding cryptochrome/photolyase family protein: MSKTLRLILGDQLNTQHSWFSKKDDDTCYVLMEVMQEQEYLLHHHVQKILAFFAAMRNFAHQLKQAGHKVIYIKLDDKDNQQHFDKNINLLIKEHQITRFEYQLPDEYRLDEQLKAFCNKLKIDWGVADTEHFLTARNDIRDFFGNRKSYLMESFYRHMRNKLGILMDGDGPLNGKWNFDHDNRKRYDGKVPLKQPLIFSHDVTELKTMIDKMGVRYFGRVEAGNLGWPLSRKEALELLTYFCEELLPNFGTYEDAMLQDHISLFHSRMSFAQNVKMVSPAEIVDAVLKAWNKNKTTISLAQVEGYIRQIIGWREFMRGVYWAKMPEYAEKNFFNHKNQLPKWYWDGETKMNCLNKCINQSLDNAWAHHIQRLMVIGNFALLIGADPDEVDQWYLGIYIDAIQWVEITNTRGMSQFADGGIIGSKPYVASAAYINKMSDYCKHCHYDYKKKHGEKACPYNSLYWNFFDRNRKQLENNPRISMMYRMLEKFNKQELEATLKQAEQYLADLDKL; the protein is encoded by the coding sequence ATGTCCAAAACTTTACGGTTAATACTTGGCGACCAGCTCAACACTCAGCACAGTTGGTTCAGCAAGAAAGATGATGATACCTGTTATGTGCTGATGGAGGTTATGCAGGAGCAAGAGTACCTGTTGCACCACCATGTTCAAAAGATACTGGCCTTTTTTGCTGCTATGCGCAACTTCGCTCACCAACTTAAACAGGCTGGCCATAAAGTGATATATATTAAGCTGGATGATAAAGACAATCAGCAGCACTTCGATAAAAACATTAATCTCCTTATCAAAGAGCATCAGATCACCCGGTTTGAATACCAATTGCCTGATGAGTACCGGCTTGACGAACAATTGAAAGCCTTTTGTAACAAGCTTAAAATAGATTGGGGCGTTGCGGATACAGAACATTTTCTGACGGCCCGTAATGACATCCGCGACTTTTTTGGAAACAGGAAAAGTTACCTGATGGAAAGCTTTTATCGCCACATGCGTAACAAGCTTGGTATTTTAATGGATGGTGATGGACCGCTCAATGGTAAATGGAACTTTGACCATGACAACCGTAAACGCTATGACGGTAAAGTACCCTTAAAGCAGCCGCTCATATTCAGCCATGATGTAACGGAGCTGAAAACCATGATCGACAAAATGGGTGTAAGATATTTTGGCAGGGTAGAAGCAGGCAATTTAGGCTGGCCCTTGTCACGAAAGGAAGCTTTAGAACTGCTCACATACTTTTGCGAAGAATTGCTGCCTAACTTTGGCACTTATGAAGATGCCATGTTGCAGGATCATATCAGTCTGTTCCATTCGCGTATGTCATTCGCGCAGAATGTTAAAATGGTTTCCCCTGCCGAGATTGTAGATGCAGTATTAAAAGCGTGGAATAAAAATAAAACAACGATTAGCCTTGCACAGGTAGAAGGGTACATCAGGCAGATCATTGGCTGGCGCGAATTTATGCGGGGCGTTTACTGGGCCAAGATGCCTGAGTATGCGGAGAAAAATTTCTTCAATCATAAAAATCAATTACCTAAATGGTATTGGGACGGCGAAACCAAAATGAACTGTCTCAATAAGTGTATTAACCAGTCGCTTGACAATGCCTGGGCACACCACATCCAAAGACTAATGGTAATTGGCAATTTTGCGTTGCTGATCGGCGCCGACCCCGATGAGGTTGACCAATGGTACCTGGGTATATACATTGATGCTATACAATGGGTAGAGATTACTAACACCCGCGGCATGAGCCAGTTTGCCGATGGGGGTATCATCGGGTCGAAACCATATGTGGCATCGGCAGCTTACATCAATAAAATGAGCGACTACTGTAAGCATTGCCATTACGATTATAAAAAGAAACATGGCGAAAAAGCCTGTCCATACAATAGCCTTTACTGGAATTTCTTCGACCGTAACCGCAAGCAACTGGAAAATAACCCGCGTATTTCTATGATGTACCGGATGCTGGAAAAATTCAATAAGCAGGAACTGGAAGCAACTTTAAAACAAGCAGAGCAATACCTGGCTGATCTGGATAAGTTATAG
- a CDS encoding DASH family cryptochrome, whose product MSNKTILVWFRNDLRVNDNEILLEATRKADTVLPVFIFDPYYFQTTSSGLPKTGSLRGKFLIESVQNLRQNLQALGGDLIVRTGDPAELIPQLAAEYHVSEVYHHREVSFEETAISEAVEAALWKIKLNLKHFIGHTLYHKEDLPFPIKDIPDSFAVFKKKIERDSSVRPSLQTPDHIAMPENVEAGEIPTLHDLGMEEPVIDNRARFHFIGGETAGAQQLQQYLDASLAAVGAKPARNGMQTYVSGISPWLALGSLSLRQVYWSVMQHFQHHNHPLVLELLWRDYFRFMFKKHGSSKFFKAEGFKKEAPETTAMQQESFENWKNGTTGNSTIDAAMNELKHTGFVNNYTRQALASYLIKDLKVDWTLGAQYFESVLIDYSPASNWGNWAFIAGVGSDPRENKYFDTSKSAEAKDEYLSLWLSEAKDVA is encoded by the coding sequence ATGAGCAATAAAACTATCTTAGTTTGGTTTAGAAATGATTTGCGGGTAAATGATAACGAAATTTTGTTGGAAGCAACCCGTAAGGCTGACACCGTATTGCCCGTTTTTATCTTCGATCCCTATTACTTTCAGACTACTTCATCAGGTTTACCTAAAACAGGGAGTCTCCGTGGTAAATTTTTAATAGAATCTGTTCAGAATTTACGTCAAAACCTGCAGGCCTTAGGCGGCGACCTCATAGTGCGTACCGGCGACCCTGCTGAATTAATTCCACAATTGGCTGCTGAATATCATGTAAGCGAGGTTTATCATCATCGTGAAGTATCATTCGAGGAAACAGCCATATCAGAAGCGGTAGAGGCTGCTTTATGGAAGATCAAATTGAACTTAAAGCATTTTATTGGCCACACGCTATATCATAAAGAGGATCTGCCTTTCCCGATCAAAGACATTCCCGACAGCTTCGCCGTTTTTAAGAAGAAGATAGAGCGCGATAGTTCTGTAAGGCCGAGCCTTCAAACCCCTGATCATATTGCCATGCCTGAAAATGTTGAAGCAGGAGAAATACCAACTTTGCACGATTTAGGTATGGAAGAGCCTGTGATTGACAACCGCGCCAGGTTCCACTTTATTGGTGGTGAAACAGCAGGTGCACAACAGTTGCAGCAATACCTGGATGCAAGCCTTGCCGCAGTAGGAGCAAAACCAGCACGTAATGGTATGCAAACCTATGTTTCGGGCATATCGCCCTGGCTGGCCTTAGGCAGTTTGTCACTGCGTCAGGTATATTGGTCCGTAATGCAGCATTTTCAGCATCATAACCACCCGCTGGTACTTGAGTTACTTTGGCGCGATTATTTTCGCTTTATGTTTAAAAAGCATGGCAGCAGCAAGTTTTTTAAAGCCGAGGGCTTCAAAAAGGAAGCGCCTGAAACAACTGCAATGCAGCAGGAAAGTTTTGAGAATTGGAAAAATGGCACCACAGGTAACAGCACCATTGATGCAGCCATGAACGAGCTTAAGCATACAGGTTTTGTAAATAATTACACTCGTCAGGCTTTGGCATCGTACCTGATCAAAGACCTGAAAGTCGACTGGACATTAGGCGCACAATATTTTGAAAGTGTATTGATCGATTATTCGCCGGCAAGCAACTGGGGCAACTGGGCTTTTATAGCCGGTGTAGGCAGCGACCCACGCGAAAACAAATACTTCGACACCTCAAAATCAGCCGAAGCAAAAGACGAATACCTATCCTTGTGGTTGTCTGAGGCGAAAGACGTGGCTTAG
- a CDS encoding TetR family transcriptional regulator C-terminal domain-containing protein, giving the protein MATIESIQNAYIDYVLTEGTEPKSVYVFAKKNEMTEEEFYRFFGSFEAIEQNIWADIAKKTITEIKTQEVWSQYSAREKALSFFYSFFELLKGTRSFAVYSLKKHQRALSHPRILDDLKTIVENFGDDIIKEGLESGELADRRFLAKRYKDGLWMQFGFVLNFWINDNSAGFEKTDEAIEKGVNVTFDLFQRSPIDNLLEYGKFLAKNGNFRERMGV; this is encoded by the coding sequence ATGGCTACAATTGAAAGCATCCAAAACGCATATATCGACTATGTACTAACAGAAGGTACCGAGCCTAAATCTGTTTATGTTTTTGCTAAGAAAAATGAAATGACCGAGGAAGAATTTTATCGCTTCTTTGGCTCATTTGAAGCTATTGAACAAAATATATGGGCCGATATTGCCAAGAAAACTATTACCGAAATTAAAACACAGGAAGTTTGGTCGCAATATTCTGCCCGCGAAAAAGCACTATCATTTTTTTACAGCTTTTTTGAACTACTTAAAGGCACCCGGAGCTTTGCCGTATACAGCCTTAAAAAGCATCAAAGGGCGTTAAGCCATCCGCGTATACTTGATGACCTGAAAACCATTGTAGAAAATTTTGGTGATGATATAATTAAAGAAGGTTTGGAGTCGGGCGAATTGGCAGACCGCCGCTTTTTAGCAAAACGCTACAAAGATGGTTTATGGATGCAGTTCGGCTTTGTGCTTAATTTCTGGATCAACGATAACTCAGCGGGTTTCGAAAAAACTGACGAAGCAATTGAAAAAGGTGTAAACGTAACGTTCGACCTGTTTCAGCGCTCGCCGATTGACAACCTGTTAGAGTATGGTAAGTTTTTAGCTAAAAATGGAAACTTCCGTGAACGCATGGGTGTTTAA
- a CDS encoding HAD family hydrolase, which yields MKKIAAIFDMDGTLIDNNAYHFKAWQQLFKLKGLPELTHEVFNENMSGVPGLASLHNVLGYNHSDEEFQQWFAEKSELYKQAYAPYVQPINGLERFLTELKDAGIPMAVATSASPGNVEYVFSHLNLRPYFNAIIDGTRVNEAKPNPQIFLKAAHDLGIDPENCIVFEDSISGVKAGNNAGMKVVALTTTHHAGELHPVNMIIADYSSIALHDVLALFEE from the coding sequence ATGAAGAAAATAGCCGCCATATTTGATATGGATGGAACCTTAATTGATAATAACGCTTACCACTTTAAAGCCTGGCAACAGCTTTTTAAACTTAAAGGTTTACCCGAATTAACACACGAAGTTTTTAATGAGAACATGAGTGGCGTTCCGGGATTGGCAAGTCTGCATAACGTGCTTGGTTACAATCATTCAGATGAAGAGTTTCAACAGTGGTTTGCCGAGAAAAGTGAATTATATAAACAGGCTTACGCGCCGTATGTACAGCCTATAAATGGGCTGGAACGTTTCTTAACCGAATTGAAAGATGCAGGCATACCGATGGCTGTAGCAACCTCGGCTTCGCCGGGTAATGTTGAATATGTATTCAGTCATCTAAATTTAAGACCATACTTTAATGCCATAATTGATGGCACCAGGGTAAACGAAGCCAAACCTAACCCACAAATATTTTTAAAGGCAGCGCATGATTTAGGAATTGATCCCGAAAACTGCATAGTGTTTGAAGATTCAATATCAGGTGTTAAGGCAGGGAATAATGCAGGCATGAAGGTAGTTGCTTTAACTACCACTCATCATGCAGGCGAACTGCACCCCGTAAATATGATCATAGCCGATTATTCCAGCATAGCTTTACATGATGTGCTGGCTTTATTTGAAGAATAA
- a CDS encoding ABC1 kinase family protein → MSEQKEQNSIPTSKVERSAKFVKTGFKIGGNYIKHYSKKLFNPDLDKSELNEDNASDIYESLSELKGSALKVAQMLSMDRNLLPQAYTDKFSQSQYNAPPLSGPLIVQTFRKYFGKSPDKIYDKFNLKSSNAASIGQVHQAELNGQKLAVKIQYPGVGDSISSDLKLVKPFAFRLLGISGKDLDVYMNEVEERLLEETDYELEVRRSVEFSNACSGLDNIIFPTYYPELSSKRIITMSWIDGKHLKEFLATNPSQDLRNQIGQALWDFYNFQQHELRAVHADPHPGNFMITPEGKLGVIDFGCIKEMPEDFYYPFFSLTSTDLLGNREETIKAFRELEMILPNDTESQIEFYYTMYKQMISLFAKPYMSNTFDFGKTAFFDELYGFGEQVAKMPEFKQARGVKHFIYVNRTNFGLYNILHELKAEVKTDTYKPHLVAV, encoded by the coding sequence ATGAGCGAGCAAAAAGAACAAAACAGTATACCAACATCAAAAGTTGAGCGGTCTGCAAAATTTGTAAAAACAGGTTTTAAAATTGGCGGCAACTATATTAAACATTATTCCAAAAAGCTGTTTAATCCCGATCTGGATAAATCTGAATTAAACGAAGATAACGCCAGCGATATTTACGAATCTTTAAGTGAGCTTAAGGGCAGCGCATTAAAGGTTGCGCAAATGCTTAGCATGGACCGCAACCTGCTTCCGCAGGCGTATACCGATAAGTTTTCACAGTCGCAGTATAATGCGCCACCATTATCAGGCCCGCTTATTGTACAAACTTTTCGCAAGTATTTTGGCAAATCGCCGGATAAGATTTACGATAAATTCAACCTTAAATCAAGCAATGCCGCATCAATAGGCCAGGTACACCAGGCAGAACTTAATGGACAAAAACTTGCGGTTAAAATCCAGTATCCTGGTGTTGGCGATTCCATTTCATCAGACCTTAAACTGGTGAAGCCGTTTGCATTCCGGCTTTTAGGCATTAGCGGTAAAGACCTTGATGTTTATATGAACGAGGTGGAAGAACGCCTGCTGGAAGAAACCGATTACGAATTGGAAGTACGCCGCAGTGTAGAATTTTCTAACGCCTGCTCTGGCCTTGATAACATTATATTTCCAACATATTATCCCGAGCTATCCAGCAAGCGTATCATCACCATGAGCTGGATAGATGGTAAGCACTTAAAGGAGTTTTTAGCCACCAACCCATCTCAGGATTTACGCAATCAAATTGGCCAGGCGCTTTGGGATTTTTACAATTTTCAACAGCATGAATTGCGTGCTGTGCACGCTGACCCGCATCCGGGTAATTTCATGATCACGCCAGAAGGCAAACTTGGTGTTATAGACTTCGGTTGTATTAAAGAGATGCCCGAAGACTTTTATTATCCGTTCTTCTCGCTTACCTCAACCGATTTATTGGGCAACCGCGAGGAAACGATCAAAGCATTTCGCGAGCTGGAAATGATCTTGCCTAACGATACGGAAAGCCAGATAGAATTTTATTACACCATGTACAAGCAAATGATCAGCCTTTTTGCTAAACCCTACATGAGCAATACTTTCGATTTTGGTAAAACAGCGTTTTTCGATGAATTATATGGCTTTGGTGAGCAGGTAGCTAAAATGCCCGAGTTTAAACAGGCACGGGGTGTAAAACATTTTATATATGTCAACAGAACCAACTTTGGCTTATACAACATCCTGCACGAGCTAAAGGCGGAAGTAAAAACCGACACTTATAAACCGCATCTTGTAGCAGTTTAA
- a CDS encoding Dabb family protein, which yields MSNILDNTFVHHVHFWLHNKADKAKLIEGLETLKPITHIRHMHIGVPADTNRDVIDRSYDVSLLLLFNSPEEQEAYQVDPTHVRFAEDYAKPLCARVVVQDSVNI from the coding sequence ATGAGCAACATTCTCGATAATACTTTTGTGCACCACGTACATTTCTGGCTGCATAACAAAGCTGATAAAGCCAAACTGATCGAAGGCCTTGAAACGCTGAAACCGATTACCCATATCCGACACATGCACATTGGCGTACCAGCTGATACCAACCGTGACGTGATCGACCGCTCGTATGATGTGTCGTTGTTGCTATTATTCAATTCTCCTGAAGAACAGGAAGCCTACCAGGTAGACCCTACCCATGTGCGCTTTGCCGAAGATTATGCAAAGCCTTTATGTGCCAGGGTGGTGGTACAGGATAGTGTTAATATCTGA
- a CDS encoding NAD(P)H-binding protein translates to MKVLLTGANGYIGTRLIPALLEEGHEVVCLVRDPALFRKQSPFADRVTLITGDLLRSRSMEPLPDDIDAAYYLVNAMVQTSGFAGLEALAAQNFVNAIDDTNCKQIISLSDIDDHLADVGLSRQHVEEILATADAAITILKTTMIVGQGSIATELMEGLTRKMPIIIASNWAKAQEEPIATSDVIKYLTGCLLNEKAYNSEFHISGPEITTFRDMLKTYGEICRKTKVKIVTVPQVSKALSTYWLNFLTPISYSHAKTLVENLKYDLISRDDAILNIVPMQRLTFKEALKQT, encoded by the coding sequence ATGAAGGTTCTGCTTACAGGCGCTAATGGTTATATTGGCACAAGATTAATACCGGCCTTGCTTGAAGAAGGCCACGAGGTAGTTTGCCTTGTCCGTGATCCGGCATTGTTTCGTAAGCAAAGCCCCTTTGCCGACAGGGTTACTTTAATTACCGGCGACCTGCTTCGGTCACGAAGTATGGAACCACTTCCTGATGATATTGATGCTGCCTATTATCTGGTAAATGCTATGGTACAAACCTCAGGCTTTGCAGGCTTAGAGGCTCTTGCTGCACAAAATTTTGTTAACGCAATTGATGATACCAACTGCAAGCAGATCATTTCTTTAAGCGATATCGACGATCATCTTGCCGATGTTGGCTTATCACGCCAGCATGTTGAAGAAATTTTGGCTACTGCCGATGCCGCCATTACCATCTTAAAAACCACAATGATAGTTGGCCAGGGCAGCATAGCTACAGAACTAATGGAGGGCCTTACCCGTAAGATGCCAATCATCATTGCCTCAAACTGGGCCAAGGCGCAGGAAGAGCCCATTGCCACCTCTGACGTAATTAAATATCTCACAGGCTGCCTGCTTAACGAAAAAGCTTACAACAGTGAATTTCACATCAGCGGCCCCGAGATTACCACCTTCCGCGACATGCTGAAAACCTATGGCGAGATATGCCGTAAAACAAAAGTAAAAATTGTTACGGTACCGCAGGTTTCAAAAGCCTTGTCAACTTACTGGCTTAACTTTTTAACACCTATCAGCTACTCGCACGCAAAAACACTGGTTGAAAATCTTAAGTATGATTTAATTTCACGTGATGATGCGATTTTAAATATTGTTCCGATGCAAAGGCTTACCTTTAAAGAAGCCTTAAAACAAACCTGA
- a CDS encoding TIGR01777 family oxidoreductase produces the protein MPQKHILITGASGLIGRELTHALLQKGYKVSHLNRKPGHNPEVNSYLWDVPKGQIDEQCLNGVDTIVHLAGAPIADKRWTKKRKQEIIDSRVQSIGLIYQLMRRKPNQVKHVISASGISYYGDCGDEIITEERAPANDFLGQCCVLWEQAVDNGSEFNLRIAKFRTGVVLSTESGALPVLARPIKLGFGSPLGNGKQWMPWIHIDDTVNMYIKAIEDDSVTGAFNMVAPQPLTNQQLTQAVARQLRRPLWMPKVPAFAIKLLFGEMSLVILQSLKASSVKIESAGFTFKYPIIADALKNLYE, from the coding sequence ATGCCCCAAAAACATATTCTGATAACCGGTGCAAGCGGCCTTATCGGGCGCGAACTTACCCATGCTTTACTACAAAAGGGTTATAAGGTAAGCCATCTTAACCGCAAGCCCGGCCATAACCCCGAAGTAAATAGTTATTTGTGGGATGTACCTAAGGGGCAAATTGACGAGCAATGCCTCAACGGTGTGGATACCATTGTACACCTGGCGGGTGCACCTATTGCCGATAAACGCTGGACTAAAAAACGCAAGCAGGAAATTATTGACAGCCGCGTTCAGTCAATCGGCTTAATATACCAGCTCATGAGGCGCAAGCCCAACCAGGTAAAGCATGTGATATCGGCATCAGGTATTAGCTATTATGGCGACTGTGGCGATGAAATAATAACTGAAGAACGTGCGCCTGCCAATGATTTTTTAGGGCAATGCTGCGTATTATGGGAACAAGCCGTTGATAATGGCTCAGAATTTAACCTCCGCATTGCCAAGTTTCGGACGGGAGTGGTTCTAAGCACCGAAAGCGGAGCTTTACCTGTGCTTGCAAGGCCAATAAAACTTGGCTTTGGCTCGCCACTGGGCAATGGCAAACAATGGATGCCCTGGATACATATTGACGATACGGTAAACATGTACATAAAGGCCATTGAAGACGACTCTGTTACCGGTGCATTTAACATGGTAGCCCCTCAGCCGCTTACTAATCAACAGCTAACACAGGCAGTTGCACGGCAACTGCGCCGCCCTTTATGGATGCCTAAAGTACCCGCCTTTGCCATTAAATTATTGTTTGGCGAGATGAGCTTAGTTATATTACAAAGCTTAAAAGCCTCATCTGTTAAAATTGAAAGTGCAGGCTTTACATTTAAGTATCCAATTATTGCCGATGCCCTCAAAAATCTTTATGAGTAA